The following is a genomic window from Saccopteryx bilineata isolate mSacBil1 chromosome 4, mSacBil1_pri_phased_curated, whole genome shotgun sequence.
ATGTAAGGTGAcagtcacaggttccagggatcgGAAACTGAGTATTGTTCGGAACTGTTTTTCAGTCTATCACAGCACTGGTTTCCTGCTTTTTAAATCCAGTGTCTTCTTTTCAGTCCTCATCCAACTCTTTTAACATTTGATACTGTTAGTTACTCTGGGGAAAAACTCCTTTGGCTTCAAGATATGAGTTATTCTCTATTGAtatttttagtgtctatctctctctctctctagaacgCAAGCCCCTGAGTAGGAACCTTGGCTATCTTGTTTACTGCTTTATCCACAGTGCTTAGAATGGtgctataaaataatgaaaagcatCAAATAACAGAAATCAGATGAAATTTCCCCACTCCTAATTCTATTACCTTTCATTCCCTTTTCCTTCACTGGCCCTTCCTCTACTCCTGTGGTCAAGATTGGTATTTCCCAGGACTTAGTTCTAGTCTGCTTTCCTCCTCATATGCCAGATGGATGCAGTGCCAACCCTATTGTGGGGGCTCTCAAGTCTGTACCTCAAGCCCATATCTCTGATTTGAACTTCAGCTTTAATCTTTACCTGATTTTCCACAAGCATAGCAGACTATCCCACCCACCAAACATACCTAAAAACAACCTTCCCTTCTTCTCATACTCCCTGTCTCCAATAGTATCAGGATTAACCCAATAATCATAGCAAGAAGACTGAGAGCCATCCCAGACTCCACGCTTTCTCTCTGCTTACTCTTTCCTCACCCCCTCCAGTCAATCTTGAAGTTTTGTCAGCCTTCATCCCAAATAtttctgatgtttctttctcactcCCATTTCCCTGGTTTAGGTCCTCATCACTCCCATGAGTGGTAGGATGACACACACTTAAACTTTTTGGATGTGTGCCAGAGCTACTGATTATTGCTAGCCATGCTTTCAGCCTCTGCTGAGTGGGCAGTGACTACAATTTGGATGCCAAATGATCGCAGTTGTATAATTGATTGGACCAGGGATGGGCACCTGACCCAAAGGTGGCTCTTTCTATAGGCTTGATTAGGCAATATATGACTTGGGTGACTGGTTGTAAAATGCTAGCTGAGTGAAATTCCTCGTTGGGGATTTCAGAGGAGAGAAGTTGAGAGTCTCAGAGCATTAAGGTGCAGAAGGATCAGCAGGAATGATGGGTGAGAGCAAGCTGCAGTGATGAGAGAGCAGATGCTGTGAGTAAGCAGGGGGCTGGTGAGCctggagggaagaagaaggaagaagctcAGGCACAGTGAGAAGGACTCTATCTCTGTTTCTATGGTTTCTTAAGAGTACTTCCTGAGGCCTGGCTCTGTTAGGATTCCTATTTTCAGACTTCTGAGAGTTGCTGCTTTAGTATAAACAAACTAAACAACCCTACTCTAGGCAAACCTCTGCTTCCTGTGATAAACTGGCCAAAGAGTTACGTGTTGCAGCTAGCCCTTATAATGTTCTGATGAAACATCTGGAAGAAAGCAGCACTGTAACTAAAAGCAGCAATATGCAGTCCCATATTCAATGTTTATTCCACTCCTTTTTAAAGTATTAgcttagggaaaaaaagaaggaaagggtaTATCACTGTTTCCTTTGGGAGCAGAAGAGTATAATGAATTTCTTGTGTCAAAACCAgtctttatataaaaacaaattgatcTCTGCAAACATAATATCAGAAAGAAAGAGTAATTGCTGCTACAAATATCATATGGAAATGACTGTAATAAGAGATTGAGGCTTTTTAATGGTGGCATAACTAAGTGAccttttagaccaggggtccccaaactacgccccaggggggcatgcggccccctgaggctatttatccggcccctgccgcacttccggaaggggcacttctttcattggtggtcagtgagaggagcatagttcccattgaaatactggtcagtttgttgatttaaatttacttgttctttattttaaatattgtatttgttcccattttgtttttttactttaaaataagatatgtgcagtgtgcatagggatttgttcatagtttttttttatagtccagccctccaatggtctgagggacagtgaactggccccctgtgtaaaaagtttggggacccatgttttaGACGTTGTGTTTCTTGATAGGCGCCTTTTGATTTGCCAGCTACTGGGACCAGAGGGAGTGATGAAGGTCTCCAGGATTCTTAGTCACATGACCATATTACTCTCTCACCtagaaattaataagtaaatttattGAAGACTTATAGGTAAGAAACTTTGGACATATGTAATTAATACTTTGAATATGAAATACAATCAGAAAGCATCTTTATTGATATCTCCCAGTAGCCCTATAAAATGTATTCAGAGGGGAATTTTCTACTCTGTTTAGGATAAAATTAAAACcaggtagaaaaacaaaacaaaacaaaaaccaggtaGTATGAGGACTCTTTTGAGCATTCTTGAGCAATGGAAAGCCCCATGATCACTTGCAGTTGTGTTATTGTGTCTATTCCTATgccataataaaaatttagaacttGGTTTAAAATTAACCAAGTTCTAATCCCCTTATCCAGATGACATGTGCAGGTGGGAAGGTGTGGAAGGAGGTCTTTCTCTCCTGGGTCCTGGCAGCTTCCGATTATTCTAGGGTTGGAATGGGGGAAGGTAGGAGACGTGAGGAGAGGCAGGAGTGTTGTCCAGTGCAGtgctccccaacccccgggctgcggaccggtaccggtccgtgggccatttggtaccggtccgcagagaaagaataacttacattatttccgttttatttatatttaagtctgaacgatgttttattttttaaaaatgaccagattccctctgttacatccgtctaagactcactcttgatgcttgcctcgtaagttcaacaattatattttaaaataccacagtttttatgacggtcgcataattttattttgtgcatttatccgtcccaccctaaaggccggtccatgaaaatattttctgacattaaaccaatccgtggcccaaaaaaggttggggaccactggtctagtgaACTTGTAAGGTGGCCTCTGTTTTCTGGGTCTGGTAAATATTTAAAGCAGTACAAAGCTGTCTAATGAGTCTCACTTATTATGTCCCTTTCTCTTGACATTAGGCTACCCCAACCTTTTACTTTGGTGGAAACTGAGAAtacatctttctttaaaaaaaaaatcctccaaatATTCTTCTCCAATCTCCAACAATTCTATGTGATCTAGTATTTCCTTTGTGATCTAACACTTGTTTTGGTGCCTCAGCCAACACGTTAGTGTTAACACCCAGTAAATATAATGGGGCTtggttcacttttttaaaattttaaggtcAGGATTTGTTATTTGGATGAAGTGCTTGCACTTCCTGCACCCCATGGCTATCCTCAGGTAAGAAGTGCTCCAAAAGAACAGACCTCCCGGGGTCTCTGGTCAGCCCTGCTTTCTGAAGGGAACCAATAGAGTCCCTCCCTCTTAGCTCAGCAAAACTCTTGAGATGTTTCCAACTGATGGCCCAGGAGAAGGACCAGTGACCCTTGGACATGAGCCACATAACCCTCATTCTGCCTGgagtaaggaggaagaaacacaggGTGCCCAGACACACAGGTGGGCGACCTTCTTTATGGCCTTCTCTCCCCAGCTGCACTGAAGATGTGAATATCCTGCAGGGCTTCTAGCGGGGACTAGAGAGTTGAGTGTGCTTGAAGACTAGAAGGACTGAGAGAACCTGGAGAGGCCACAGATGCCTGAGGGATCAGGAACCTAAAGGCAGACTCTAGATGAGGCCAGGACGCAAGGCAGGGGGGAAAAATCACATTTCTTGAGGTCCTTATCATCAGTTTCATCTTATTTACTCCTCTCCTCTTCACTACAGCCACACAAAACTATCTACTATTTTCTAAATTTGCCATGATCTTCCACACTCTTTCCTTCTTCACATGCTATTCCTTCAGGGTGGAATACACTCTTCACTCTCAACCCCCCTCCCATTGCTTCTATGCAACCATTAAGGGCTAGTTTAAGTGTAGTTTATGGTGGATCCTTCCTGCCACTTTCCCCATCTGGCTGCTGTACCACTTTTTATATGTCTCAGTTTCTGCCCTCATGGCACTACATTATAGCACTTTATTAActtgctgctccctgctctccaAGAGACAGCAAATGTCACCAAGACAAGGACTGTGCCTTATTCATTCTTGTATGCCTGCCACCTACGATTGTGCTTCAGTGTTGCAGGGACTTCTATTGCTGTGTAGCAAGTTACCATAAACTTAGCAGCTtgaaacacacatttattatttcatagtttCTGAAGGTCAGAAGTCTAGGCATGGTGTGGCTAGATTCTCTGATCAGAGTCTCACTGAGCTGAAATCAAAGTGTTAGCCAGGGCTGTGATTCTCACCTGGAGCTCAGGATCCTCTTCTGTGCTCGCTGATTGTTGACAGAATTAGTTTCTTGAAGCTGTTGGACTGATGTCCCCATTTTCCTGCTAGCTGTTGGCCAAGAGCTACTCAGCTCCTAGAGGCTGACCACAGTGCCTTGGCCTGTGGCCCCACTAGGCAGTTTACAACACTGATCTTGACTTCCTTCTAAGCTAGCTGGAATACGTCTCTGATTTCCTCATCTATGATCAGCCAGAGAAAATTCTCTGCTTTTAAAGGGCTTACATGATTAGGTTAGGCCCAACCAGGATAATCTACCTTTTGCCATACAGTGTAACATAATCACAGCAGTGATATGTCATCATATTCATGAGTTCCACCCACACTCAAAAGGGAAGGAACACAGGATGGGGGTTCATTGGGGTCAATTTTGCCTATCACAGAGCTCaatgaatttataaaatcaaataagaTGTCAGAGATATGTAAATTATAAACACTACTActcaattttaagattttttcccctcttatcTTGGAAGGCTTTTAAAGTTACTTTCTAATTTGTGTTGGATCCAGTATGGTTAAGGATGCTGTATATGAAACCACATGATACCGCTGCCGTGAGTTCAGGTAGTGCTAGAAATTTGGAATGGGTGGCAAGCCTGATCTGACAGCTGACCGTGTGACCTCAGGCTAAGTCCCTGAAACTCATCAAATGTCACATTCTTCCTTATGTATAAAATGAGGGGGGTGGGACTAGATAATGTCTATGGTTGGCCAGCTCTAATAGTCTATAATTTCTAACAAAGTCATCTTGATCAAATTTAAATCTAGCCAAGGGACTCACAATATTCAAATTCATTAAAATAGTCCAGAAAAGAATTTCATTATAGATGAAATTACAGTGATGTGATTTTAAGAGAATaaggtagttttgtttttatatgaagCCATTCCTATATTAGCCAAACCTGACTAAATATAAATAAGTGCACACacctatatttttaatacttgacATAAAATGGTGAAGAATATTTTGTCTTTAGATGAAATATCTGTCCAGTTATGGTCAGAAATGAATTTTTCCTAAGATATTCAAACCTGATAAAAAAACCCACTGTTTTATATAATAAGCTTAATTGTCTCAATTgacaataaatgaaaaactatCAAAGGCAGTACTCAAATATTACGAATCAATTCACTGACTATGTGCAAAGCATGTTGAGATTCCTATATATATTTTGGGTGCCTAagtctttgtttttctcaaagGAAGCTTCTTTGGCTGAGATAATTATTCTCTTCAACCCCCAAAAAATGAGTTCTAATTTTAAACAGGTATTATTAAATTTCACATAAATAGGCTTCATGCAGATATATTTGTTAAAACATCTCTTTATTGACTGTGCACAGTTATTAACAATTCACATTTCACTTTATCTTACTGAGAGGAagagtgtttattttttcattaaaaagttatgccctcagggcagcagcagGGATGCAGAACCTTCTTCCCATAAATGACACTGCCCGATGAATGTGAAATGTTTCTACattaatacaaaagagaaaaataagtaaaacaaatggATTTCTCCTGCCCTCCATCACCCTCGTCCTgccaatattttataaaatgccaaAAGGTAAACAGTTCCCACAGTGGTTACTTCCGTCGATCAGAAGAAGAGTGACAATATTTATTTGGTAGCACTACGTTCAGAACATCATTACAGTTGTACGACAGTGACAAAAGGAGTACAAGGCCATGGCCATTTCCTCAGGAAGATGCCTTATGGACAGCGAGGGTGGAAAATCAAGAGGGCTTTCATCAGCTTCCATGACCTTGCCGCTCAAGTTTCTGGAGCTGTTTTTCAAGTTTTGAGATGTTTACTTGATGCATCATCAGAAACTTGCCATTCAAATGAAAGACAGGGATGTCAAATTTGTACCTCTCATACCAAGCAGAGTTTTCTGGAAGTGTGATGTCCACCTCCTGTAAAATAAactgaaacagaaacagactaaaACTCTGTATTTTAGAGAACATGGAATGATGTAGTAACTTCAGTGACAAACTGATCCCAGGCCGGTTCTAATGCCAAAaggttttgttcttgttgtttatCTGTGTGAGGTCCAAAGTAGTCTCATGTTCCCGATTTCCACAACTTGACTGATTTCATTACATTCATTAACTCCTGATATTGCTCCTCGTCTGTTACCTATTACATTAAGCATCCAGGCACtactcagttcccagtgaaataaaatatgtccCAACTGGGAAGCTCCTTGAGAATCAGGACAAGCatgttttggtttaaaaaaatgggaaagttGTCATGTGTTGCTACAGGAGAACACTTCCATGTAAATGACAAAACAAAAGGAATAGGGACCAAAGTTTAAAAAGAAGCACGAATCCTGCACCTGCTAATTAACTTTGACTCATATGAAGAGGCAGAGTAAGGAAACCAGTACTGCTCAGAGAAAAACACTTAGGGGCAATAAGTTTTATGGAAATTAGCAGTAAAATCTCTCTCTGAAAATTAGAAagcaaatttaaatgaaaaatcatTTAATCTCTTTTCCTAAAGGAAGGATCCAGATACCTTATATCACATACATTCCCCGTTCTATGTACATAAAGCCACACTCGATGAAATTACCCTGTCTTTATAAGGCTCCAGCACTTCCTTCGCTTCATCACAAAGGGGACATGGATCCTACAGAAAGAAAAACGGTAAAGCCATCAAACCCAAAGAAAGGCGTGCAGCCTGACAAAAACCACCAGAAGCAGATTATACCTATTTTAAAGGACTGTTTTCTACCACGTTGATTACACTGTTTTATTTCCAAAGTAAAACACTGTCACAGACTTTTATAAATAGCTAGTATTTCACAGTAAATGGGCTTTCAGCatttttcagttgttttgttttgatttttctccaaaaatcaatctagctATCTAATAAATTTAGATGCTTACATTtgttatacatacatgtatacatacacacatgtatacatacacatatatgtacataacaaATGTATCTAAATGTATTggatatgtgttatatatatgtatacatttagaTGCTTACATTTTTTGTTACTGGCTTTAGGTAATTGATACCTGGGAAGAGTATTTTACACTGACCTATACTCCCAGGAGTACCTTCCTGGCCTGGCTGACATCACCAAAATGTCTAAAAGTCTGTTTTTAATGGGGAACACTGAGCTTTGCCAGCCTGCTCCTCCTAATCAATCCACAGAAATAGACCAAACTGGGACAGAGTTAGATAGTGAGTGCcccatctttaaaaaaggaaagctaTTTCAGATGATGATTGTAACAACTCTTTAATGTTTTGACTGTTTCTTATTACAAGTGTTGGCAATAGGTTTCCCAGATGATTCTCCACTTGAGAAGCAAGCAAGTTTTAGTGCCTATTGTTGTTTGTACTCTAACCACGTAGTGAAGCCTGTCTAGAATGCTATGGATCGCTGGCAGGATTTTAAAGGCTTCTCAGGCCTCGACTCTATGAACAGGAACTAGCTATAGGTTCTCTTGCATGAGCTCAGAATAGACTCAACATTACCGATGCTTATATAAAACCTGCTTTTTAACATGACAGGAAGAGATGAGTAGTTATATAAAAGAAAGGCCCTTCCTTCAGCTTAactcacagctttttttttaataccaagaTTTAATGTACATTTATTCTTAACATGTAGAACATATAATGTATAGATTTCATATTGAATAAATGATATTCATTAAGCCAAAAAAGGAGGAATTTACATCAAGTTTTAGCTTCACTGTTTGAAATATAGACATGTGAATTTTATCActgaaaaaatttcaattgtGTTTCTTCATCAGGAATTTCAACTGAACCCAGAACGCTTTCATACCTCTAttgtaaagaaaacagaaacccagggaaaaaaaataaacaataagtcGATTGGCTGCTGAAACAGCTAGTACTTCTCACAGAGACCTGTACAGCATCGCACCAAGAGGGGTGATGGCTGGCAAGAGATTACATAACTGTGTCTCGCTTGGTGCAGATCAACAACTTGTTAACTAGTCATACTATCCAAGGGTAGCTGGGAGGGGGACCAGACTGTGGGGGCCCAATGTGCAATGCACACTGTGGGGGCACTGCAATGCACACTgtcatgtatatacacacacacgtggGAGGGAGCACAGCCACTGCAGCTAAAGGTTAAACCATTTCTAAGAGGTGATCTCAGGTTCGGTTATTCATACAatcaaggaggagagagaaaggtcagAGTGTTGTAGGTTCACACATGATACTCTGGGGAAAAAgcctttttgtttctccttaacatttaactaaaaatattttttaaaaagcttgctGCTGACCCAGGGTTTTTCTCCTGTTTCTATGTGAGGTGTTATCATTACAGTATGTTTACAGTATCAGGTGTATGGTACAGTCCATGAAAAGGTTCACACTACTGCACAGGCCTCACCACTGAATAGGATCTGTTCACACCTGCGAACTTCTCAGCTCCTGCAAGACTGTGAATGCACAATAATAAACCATACTTCAgcagccatcttttttttttgtcctttagcatttttttgtattttctttttaaccattGAAAACAGTTATGAAATGTGGTATCTTGTTGATGCAAAACTAGGGAaaccatttttactttatttatttttccccaaattcACTGTAAGTGACAATAACTTCggtttaaataaaaaagtctatGTAGACAGAGCTTTGTCTTTTCAAAAAGAATGAGTCCCTTCAGAAG
Proteins encoded in this region:
- the C4H5orf63 gene encoding glutaredoxin-like protein C5orf63 homolog → MLWFQGSSTQLAKYSFQLFLRNLSASKTVLPVLTLFTKDPCPLCDEAKEVLEPYKDRFILQEVDITLPENSAWYERYKFDIPVFHLNGKFLMMHQVNISKLEKQLQKLERQGHGS